In one Parvibaculum sp. genomic region, the following are encoded:
- a CDS encoding LLM class flavin-dependent oxidoreductase — translation MKFGVFYELQLPKPWNEGDEARLFHEALEQIVLADRLGFDHAWEVEHHFLDEYSHSSSPEVFLAAAASLTKNIRLGHGIRQVIPNYNHPARTAEGLATLDIMSHGRVEFGIGEGATRLELGGFNIPAKEKRAMAIEAGEQVANMMVLDPYPGFEGKYFSMPCRNVLPKPVQKPHPPMWMACTNRDTIKVAASLGVGALAFSFLDPEEAHHWSEIYYGIIKSDECRPIGHTVNANIAMVSNFSLHEDRAEAIRRGHEGFEFFGYALNALVAHDTVPGRTDMWGDYIKARGNRTQEIIDAGKRADAIATGIGTPDDMRAHLRAFQAAGVDQVIFMQQAGRNKHADICASLELFAKEVMPEFKAELAAREAKKQAELAPYIEAALKRKNWMKPLADHEIPVVQASVKKAQVNSSSSAAE, via the coding sequence ATGAAGTTCGGCGTCTTTTACGAATTGCAACTGCCGAAGCCCTGGAACGAGGGCGACGAAGCGCGGCTCTTTCACGAGGCGCTGGAGCAGATCGTGCTGGCCGACAGGCTCGGCTTCGATCATGCGTGGGAAGTCGAACACCACTTTCTCGACGAATATTCCCATTCCTCCTCGCCGGAAGTCTTTCTCGCCGCCGCCGCTTCGCTGACGAAAAACATTCGCCTCGGCCACGGCATCCGGCAGGTGATCCCCAACTACAATCATCCCGCGCGCACCGCCGAGGGTCTCGCGACGCTCGACATCATGTCGCATGGCCGCGTCGAATTCGGCATCGGCGAGGGCGCGACGCGGCTCGAGCTTGGCGGTTTCAATATCCCGGCCAAGGAAAAGCGCGCCATGGCGATCGAGGCCGGCGAGCAGGTCGCCAACATGATGGTGCTCGATCCCTATCCGGGTTTCGAGGGCAAGTATTTCTCGATGCCCTGCCGCAACGTGTTGCCGAAGCCGGTGCAGAAACCGCATCCGCCGATGTGGATGGCCTGCACCAATCGCGACACGATCAAGGTGGCCGCGTCGCTTGGCGTCGGCGCACTTGCTTTCTCTTTCCTCGATCCGGAAGAAGCGCATCACTGGTCGGAAATCTATTACGGCATCATCAAGTCCGATGAGTGCAGGCCCATCGGCCACACGGTCAACGCCAATATCGCGATGGTCTCGAACTTCTCGCTGCATGAAGACCGCGCCGAGGCGATCCGCCGCGGCCATGAGGGTTTCGAATTTTTCGGCTATGCGCTCAACGCGCTTGTCGCGCACGACACGGTGCCCGGCCGCACCGACATGTGGGGCGACTACATCAAGGCGCGCGGCAACCGCACGCAGGAAATCATCGACGCCGGCAAGCGCGCCGACGCGATTGCGACCGGCATCGGCACGCCCGACGACATGCGCGCACATCTGCGCGCTTTCCAGGCGGCGGGCGTCGACCAGGTGATCTTCATGCAGCAGGCCGGCCGCAACAAGCACGCCGACATCTGCGCCTCGCTGGAACTCTTCGCGAAGGAAGTCATGCCGGAATTCAAGGCCGAACTTGCCGCGCGCGAAGCGAAGAAGCAGGCCGAACTCGCGCCTTACATCGAAGCGGCGCTGAAACGGAAGAACTGGATGAAGCCGCTGGCCGACCACGAAATCCCCGTGGTGCAGGCGTCGGTGAAAAAGGCGCAGGTGAACAGCAGCTCAAGCGCGGCCGAATGA
- a CDS encoding I78 family peptidase inhibitor: protein MAMKHLAAAIALAGIFGLAACDQNSDEAAAIGEEVAAESGDAGDAQGAFDAAEAGCRAAADALAIWTARPWADAEGTVTGGDVATIRVIRPGDMVTKDYRTDRLNVELDENDVVTRVYCG from the coding sequence ATGGCGATGAAACATCTGGCGGCGGCAATTGCTCTTGCCGGAATTTTCGGGCTGGCGGCCTGCGATCAGAACAGCGATGAAGCAGCGGCGATCGGTGAAGAAGTTGCAGCCGAAAGTGGCGACGCCGGCGACGCGCAGGGCGCGTTCGATGCAGCCGAGGCGGGCTGCCGCGCCGCCGCCGATGCGCTGGCGATCTGGACCGCGCGGCCCTGGGCCGATGCGGAAGGGACGGTGACCGGCGGCGATGTGGCGACAATCCGCGTCATCCGTCCGGGCGACATGGTGACGAAGGACTACCGCACCGACCGCCTCAACGTCGAACTCGACGAAAACGACGTTGTGACCCGCGTCTATTGCGGCTGA
- a CDS encoding VOC family protein, with amino-acid sequence MSRIFGKVCQNGYVVRDIEAALKHWTEVLGVGPFFYIDRVKCDWFTYRGKPSPVEMSIALANTGDLQIELIQQRNDAPSMYLDFLNAGREGLQHMSYWTVNYQADYDRALAAGYKVGHEGQIGGEQGRFVYFDTETHPGTVIEMSDISGAKGKFFAHIRRAAESWDGTDPIRPVK; translated from the coding sequence ATGAGCCGCATTTTCGGAAAAGTCTGCCAGAACGGCTATGTGGTGCGCGATATCGAGGCGGCGCTGAAGCACTGGACCGAAGTTCTGGGCGTCGGCCCCTTCTTCTATATCGACCGGGTGAAGTGCGACTGGTTCACCTATCGCGGCAAACCTTCGCCGGTCGAGATGAGCATTGCGCTGGCCAACACCGGCGATCTTCAGATCGAACTGATCCAGCAGCGCAACGACGCGCCGTCGATGTATCTCGATTTCCTGAATGCGGGACGCGAAGGGCTGCAGCACATGTCCTACTGGACGGTGAACTACCAGGCCGATTACGACCGGGCGCTCGCCGCCGGCTACAAGGTCGGCCATGAGGGGCAGATCGGCGGCGAACAGGGGCGCTTCGTCTATTTCGACACCGAGACGCATCCCGGCACGGTCATCGAGATGTCGGATATCAGCGGCGCGAAGGGCAAGTTCTTCGCCCATATCCGCCGCGCCGCCGAAAGCTGGGACGGGACGGATCCGATCCGCCCCGTCAAATAA
- the rpmI gene encoding 50S ribosomal protein L35 has protein sequence MPKLKTKSGTKKRFKLTASGKVKRGQTGKRHMMIKRTNKQIRNKRGTTIMADVDAARVLKNFMPYA, from the coding sequence ATGCCCAAACTGAAGACCAAGAGCGGGACCAAGAAGCGCTTCAAGCTTACCGCTTCAGGCAAGGTCAAGCGCGGTCAGACCGGCAAACGCCATATGATGATCAAGCGGACCAACAAGCAGATCCGGAACAAACGCGGCACGACGATCATGGCGGATGTTGACGCCGCGCGCGTGCTGAAAAACTTCATGCCTTACGCGTGA
- the rplT gene encoding 50S ribosomal protein L20: MSRVKRGVTAHARHRKIIKKAKGYYGRRKNAFRTANQAVEKAGQYAYRDRRTRKRNFRALWIQRINAGVREHGLTYSRFIDGLAKAGIEVDRKVLSDLAIHEPEAFKALVGQAEAALN, translated from the coding sequence ATGTCGCGCGTCAAACGGGGCGTTACCGCACACGCCCGCCACCGCAAGATCATCAAGAAGGCGAAGGGCTATTACGGCCGCCGCAAGAATGCCTTCCGCACCGCCAACCAGGCGGTCGAGAAGGCCGGTCAATATGCCTATCGCGACCGCCGCACCAGGAAGCGCAACTTCCGCGCCCTCTGGATCCAGCGCATCAATGCCGGCGTCCGCGAGCACGGCCTGACCTATTCGCGATTTATCGACGGCCTCGCCAAGGCTGGCATCGAGGTGGACCGCAAGGTTCTCTCCGATCTCGCCATCCATGAGCCCGAGGCCTTCAAGGCTCTGGTCGGACAGGCCGAAGCCGCGCTCAACTGA
- the pheS gene encoding phenylalanine--tRNA ligase subunit alpha: protein MTDKTDLEKLEAEFAAAIADAVDADTLEAVRVAALGKKGRVSELMKSLGGMSPDERKEMGPKLNGLKDRLTEALAARKQALHEAGLDARLANERIDVTLPVRESPLEAGRIHPLSQVWDEVIAIFADMGFAVEQGPDIETDHYNFGALNFPEGHPAREMHDTFYFEPDASGARKLLRTHTSPVQVRTMEAGKPPFRFICPGRTYRCDSDQTHTPQFHQIEGLVVDETTHMGHLKWTLEEFLRAFFEVEGVELRMRPSFFPFTEPSMEVDVRCARLGNEIRIGEGDDWLEILGCGMVHPNVLKACGIDPEKYQGFAFGMGLDRIAMLKYGIPDLRAFFEADLRWLRHYGFAALDVPTLAGGLSS from the coding sequence ATGACCGACAAAACCGATCTCGAAAAGCTCGAAGCGGAGTTCGCCGCCGCCATCGCCGATGCGGTGGACGCCGACACGCTGGAAGCCGTGCGCGTCGCCGCCCTCGGCAAGAAGGGCCGCGTGTCGGAGTTGATGAAGAGCCTCGGCGGAATGTCGCCCGACGAGCGCAAGGAGATGGGGCCGAAGCTCAACGGATTGAAAGACCGGCTGACCGAGGCGCTGGCCGCCCGCAAGCAGGCGCTGCACGAGGCCGGTCTCGACGCGCGGCTTGCCAATGAACGCATCGATGTGACGCTGCCCGTCCGCGAAAGCCCGCTTGAAGCCGGCCGCATCCACCCGCTCTCCCAGGTCTGGGACGAAGTGATCGCGATTTTCGCCGATATGGGCTTTGCGGTGGAGCAGGGCCCCGACATCGAAACCGATCACTACAATTTCGGCGCGCTGAACTTCCCCGAAGGGCATCCGGCGCGCGAAATGCACGATACGTTCTATTTCGAGCCCGATGCCTCGGGCGCGCGCAAGTTATTGCGGACGCATACGAGCCCGGTCCAGGTGCGCACGATGGAAGCCGGCAAGCCGCCTTTCCGCTTCATCTGCCCCGGCCGCACCTATCGCTGCGACAGCGACCAGACGCACACGCCGCAGTTCCATCAGATCGAGGGCCTTGTCGTCGACGAGACGACGCATATGGGTCATCTGAAATGGACGCTGGAGGAATTCCTGCGCGCTTTCTTCGAAGTCGAGGGTGTAGAGCTGCGCATGCGCCCTTCCTTCTTTCCTTTCACCGAACCGTCGATGGAAGTCGATGTGCGCTGCGCGCGCCTTGGCAATGAAATCCGCATCGGCGAAGGCGACGACTGGCTCGAAATTCTCGGCTGCGGCATGGTTCACCCGAACGTGCTGAAAGCTTGCGGCATCGATCCGGAAAAATATCAGGGCTTCGCCTTCGGCATGGGGCTCGACCGCATCGCGATGCTGAAATACGGCATCCCGGATCTGCGCGCCTTCTTCGAGGCCGATCTGCGCTGGCTCCGGCATTACGGTTTCGCGGCGCTCGACGTGCCGACGCTGGCGGGAGGGCTTTCGTCGTGA
- the pheT gene encoding phenylalanine--tRNA ligase subunit beta: protein MKFTLSWLKQPLETEASLDEIVERLTMLGLEVESVEDPAKKLGVFSVAKVLEAKPHPDADKLQVLKVEALVEGEVKQLQVVCGAPNARAGLTGVFAPPGATIPVNGMVLKPTKIRGVESNGMMCSERELELSDDHVGIIDLEGDWKVGTPAADVLGRNDPVIEIAITPNRPDCLGVYGIARDLAAAGLGRLREGSFPPVDGKFDSPVGIRLEFPAGAENACPVFAGRLIRGVKNGPSPDWLQNWLKAVGLRPINALVDITNFISLDRGRPLHVYDASKLKGDIRARLGRKGEKFLALDGKEYDVGPDMCIIADDENVLGFGGVMGGEESGSTAATTDVFVESAYFDPYRTARTGRDTGIVSDARYRFERGVDPAFVLPGLELATKMILEICGGEPSKRVVAGKVPDTSKAIVFDPARIEKLTGLSLPIAETTRILTALGFDVKDGAKALSVSVPSWRPDIDGEADLVEEVVRVHGLNNVKSVALPRLHAVANPVLSVRQKRESLARRALAARGLVEAVTWSFVPEAHAELFGGGNAVPGLKLANPISADMSHMRPSLLAGLIAAAGRNMARGNADVALFEVGQQFESDAPSGQVLAATGLRRGTARPLGSGRHWQGKSGPVEAMDAKADAAALLSLLGATVANLQVSADAPGWYHPGRSGVFRLGPKNVLGYFGELHPRILDAMDVAGPVVAFEVFPDAIPEPKRKPTRAKPPLELSDLQPLRRDFAFVVDDGVAAEQLIRAARGVDKKLIVDVSLFDLFEGGALGEGRKSLAIEVTLQPVEKTLTDEEIDAVSKRIVAAVEKATGGALRS from the coding sequence GTGAAATTCACGCTCTCCTGGCTGAAACAGCCGCTCGAAACGGAAGCCTCGCTCGACGAAATCGTCGAACGCCTGACCATGCTCGGCCTTGAGGTCGAAAGCGTCGAGGACCCGGCGAAGAAACTCGGCGTCTTCTCGGTGGCGAAGGTGCTGGAGGCGAAGCCGCATCCAGATGCCGACAAGCTGCAGGTGCTGAAGGTCGAAGCGCTTGTCGAGGGCGAAGTAAAGCAGTTGCAGGTCGTCTGCGGCGCGCCGAATGCGCGCGCAGGGCTCACCGGCGTCTTCGCGCCGCCCGGCGCCACCATCCCCGTGAACGGCATGGTGTTGAAGCCGACGAAAATCCGCGGCGTCGAATCGAACGGTATGATGTGTTCGGAGCGCGAGCTCGAGCTTTCCGACGATCATGTCGGCATCATCGACCTCGAAGGCGACTGGAAGGTCGGCACACCGGCGGCCGACGTGCTCGGCCGCAACGACCCGGTCATCGAAATCGCCATCACGCCGAACCGCCCCGACTGTCTCGGCGTCTACGGCATCGCGCGCGACCTCGCTGCCGCAGGCCTCGGACGCTTGCGCGAAGGTTCGTTCCCGCCGGTCGATGGAAAATTCGACAGCCCCGTCGGCATCAGGCTGGAATTTCCCGCCGGCGCCGAAAACGCCTGCCCCGTCTTCGCCGGACGGCTGATCCGCGGCGTGAAAAACGGCCCGTCGCCGGACTGGCTGCAGAACTGGCTGAAGGCGGTGGGTCTCCGTCCCATCAATGCGCTGGTCGATATCACGAACTTCATCTCGCTCGATCGCGGCCGGCCGCTGCATGTCTATGACGCGTCGAAGCTGAAGGGCGACATTCGCGCCCGTCTCGGCCGCAAGGGCGAGAAGTTTCTGGCGCTCGACGGCAAGGAATACGATGTCGGGCCGGATATGTGCATCATCGCCGACGATGAAAACGTGCTCGGCTTCGGCGGCGTCATGGGCGGCGAGGAGAGCGGCTCGACCGCAGCGACGACAGATGTCTTTGTCGAGAGTGCCTATTTCGATCCCTACCGCACCGCGCGCACCGGCCGCGACACCGGCATTGTGTCGGATGCCCGCTATCGCTTCGAGCGTGGCGTCGATCCGGCCTTCGTGCTGCCCGGTCTCGAACTCGCGACGAAAATGATCCTCGAAATCTGCGGCGGCGAACCGTCGAAGCGGGTGGTGGCGGGCAAGGTGCCCGACACGTCGAAGGCGATTGTCTTCGACCCGGCGCGCATCGAAAAGCTGACCGGCCTGTCGCTGCCCATCGCGGAAACGACGCGCATCCTGACGGCGCTCGGCTTCGACGTGAAGGACGGTGCGAAAGCGTTGTCCGTTTCCGTCCCTTCATGGCGCCCCGACATCGACGGTGAAGCCGACCTCGTGGAAGAGGTCGTTCGCGTACATGGGTTGAACAACGTGAAGTCGGTTGCCCTGCCGCGCCTTCACGCGGTTGCAAATCCGGTGTTGTCGGTGCGGCAGAAGCGCGAGAGCCTGGCGCGGCGTGCGCTGGCGGCGCGTGGGCTTGTCGAGGCGGTCACATGGTCCTTCGTTCCCGAAGCGCATGCCGAACTCTTCGGCGGCGGCAATGCTGTGCCGGGCCTGAAACTCGCCAATCCGATATCGGCCGATATGAGCCACATGCGCCCGAGCCTGCTTGCCGGATTGATCGCGGCGGCGGGCCGCAACATGGCGCGCGGGAACGCGGACGTGGCGTTGTTCGAAGTCGGCCAACAATTTGAAAGCGATGCGCCGTCCGGTCAGGTGCTGGCGGCCACCGGCTTGCGCCGCGGCACGGCGCGGCCGCTCGGAAGCGGGCGCCACTGGCAGGGCAAGAGCGGCCCGGTCGAGGCGATGGACGCCAAGGCCGACGCGGCGGCGCTGCTGTCGCTGCTTGGCGCAACGGTCGCGAACCTGCAGGTGAGCGCCGACGCACCCGGCTGGTATCATCCCGGCCGCTCCGGTGTCTTCCGCCTCGGGCCAAAAAATGTGCTTGGCTATTTCGGCGAGCTGCATCCGCGTATTCTCGATGCGATGGATGTCGCGGGGCCAGTCGTCGCCTTCGAGGTTTTCCCCGATGCGATCCCCGAGCCGAAGCGCAAACCGACGCGCGCCAAGCCGCCGCTCGAACTTTCCGACTTGCAGCCCTTGCGCCGCGACTTCGCCTTTGTGGTCGATGACGGCGTTGCGGCCGAACAATTGATCCGCGCCGCGCGCGGCGTCGACAAGAAGCTGATTGTCGATGTGTCGCTGTTCGATCTCTTTGAGGGCGGCGCGCTGGGCGAAGGCAGGAAGTCGCTTGCGATCGAAGTCACGCTTCAGCCGGTCGAGAAGACGCTGACGGACGAGGAAATCGACGCGGTGTCGAAGCGCATCGTGGCGGCAGTCGAAAAAGCGACAGGCGGCGCGCTGCGAAGCTGA
- a CDS encoding alpha/beta hydrolase, with product MKFEPYEIGRLDKEGANIRLCGRVAGPASGPPIVMLASLGRPGSDFDEVAQALGRAGYRVTLPEPRGIGDSSGPMEKLSLHDLAEDVAHVIETVAKAPVMLIGHAFGNRLARTTAADRPELVSRVGLLACGGLIEMPEKARKALIGCFDEKLSPEEHIECVRYGFFARSNDPEVWHDGWHRDVMLMQSSAVRRTPVEDWWEAGGQPMLVVQALEDAIALPANAHDLKARLGARATLVELPNAGHAMLPEQPARIARIIRDYLEA from the coding sequence GTGAAGTTCGAGCCCTACGAAATCGGCAGACTCGACAAGGAGGGCGCGAATATCCGCCTATGCGGTCGCGTCGCCGGTCCCGCGTCGGGCCCGCCCATCGTCATGCTCGCATCGCTCGGCCGCCCGGGCAGCGACTTCGATGAAGTGGCGCAAGCGCTTGGCCGCGCGGGGTACCGTGTGACGCTGCCGGAACCGCGGGGCATCGGCGACAGCAGTGGGCCGATGGAAAAGCTCTCGCTGCACGATCTTGCGGAAGACGTCGCTCACGTGATCGAGACTGTCGCGAAAGCGCCGGTCATGCTGATCGGCCATGCTTTTGGCAACCGTCTCGCGCGGACGACTGCTGCGGACAGGCCCGAACTTGTTTCCCGTGTCGGCCTTCTTGCTTGCGGCGGCCTCATCGAAATGCCGGAGAAGGCGCGCAAGGCGCTCATCGGTTGCTTCGATGAAAAGCTCTCGCCCGAAGAACATATCGAATGCGTGCGCTATGGTTTTTTCGCACGAAGCAACGATCCGGAAGTCTGGCACGATGGTTGGCATCGCGATGTGATGCTGATGCAATCGTCGGCGGTGCGCCGCACGCCGGTCGAGGATTGGTGGGAAGCCGGCGGCCAACCGATGCTTGTCGTGCAGGCGCTGGAAGACGCAATCGCGCTGCCGGCGAACGCGCATGACCTGAAGGCGCGTCTCGGCGCGCGGGCAACATTGGTGGAACTTCCCAATGCCGGCCATGCCATGCTGCCGGAACAGCCCGCCCGCATCGCCCGTATCATCCGCGATTATCTGGAGGCCTAG
- a CDS encoding MmcQ/YjbR family DNA-binding protein: protein MPITADQARKIALSLPEAAEMSHFDQPDFRVRKKIFATLHTAEKRAVVKLGPEEQAMLVESEPKVFAPVPGGWGRKGWTHVNLASANAAIVREAMTRGWRNVAPKTLVKAFDAG from the coding sequence ATGCCCATCACAGCGGATCAGGCCCGGAAGATCGCCCTCTCGCTGCCCGAAGCGGCGGAGATGAGCCATTTCGACCAGCCCGATTTCCGCGTCCGGAAAAAGATATTCGCGACGCTCCACACGGCGGAGAAGCGCGCGGTGGTGAAGCTCGGCCCGGAAGAGCAGGCCATGCTTGTCGAAAGCGAACCGAAGGTCTTTGCGCCGGTGCCGGGCGGTTGGGGCCGCAAGGGCTGGACGCATGTGAATCTCGCATCGGCAAATGCTGCTATCGTCCGGGAGGCGATGACGCGCGGCTGGCGAAACGTCGCGCCGAAGACGCTGGTGAAGGCGTTCGACGCGGGTTGA
- a CDS encoding enoyl-CoA hydratase-related protein translates to MELKTIRYEVSDGIATVMLSRPKRRNAWTGRMHTEYRWALAEADKDRAVRVIVVTGDPEGNAFCAGADLGALEGHSEKGRYDAGISDDIAKPGFGVAPEFDATFAYHFGLTKPVIAAINGAAAGVGLVLAAFADLRFCVPGAKFTAAHGRFNFPAEFGLSWVLPRLVGVTHANDILLSSRVFTSEEAMEMGFLNKLVPPAELMPHVMAYARAMADGVSPGSLRETKRQIYTDLHRDAASAVVAAERLLEEMVRHPDYKEGVKAWMEKRRAEWQG, encoded by the coding sequence ATGGAACTCAAGACCATTCGCTACGAGGTTTCGGACGGCATCGCGACCGTCATGCTGTCGCGCCCGAAACGCCGCAACGCCTGGACGGGCCGCATGCACACCGAATATCGTTGGGCGCTGGCGGAAGCCGACAAGGACAGGGCGGTGCGGGTGATCGTCGTCACCGGCGACCCCGAAGGGAACGCCTTTTGCGCCGGCGCCGACCTCGGCGCGCTCGAAGGCCATTCGGAAAAGGGCCGCTACGACGCAGGAATTTCCGACGATATCGCAAAGCCGGGCTTTGGCGTCGCGCCCGAATTCGACGCCACCTTCGCCTATCATTTCGGCCTGACGAAACCGGTCATCGCCGCGATCAACGGCGCGGCGGCCGGCGTCGGCCTTGTGCTGGCCGCCTTTGCCGATCTGCGCTTCTGCGTGCCCGGCGCGAAATTCACCGCCGCCCATGGCCGCTTCAACTTTCCGGCCGAGTTCGGCCTCTCCTGGGTCTTGCCGCGCCTCGTCGGCGTGACCCATGCCAACGACATATTGTTGTCGAGCCGCGTCTTCACCTCGGAAGAAGCGATGGAAATGGGCTTTTTGAACAAGCTCGTGCCGCCCGCCGAGCTGATGCCCCATGTGATGGCCTATGCCCGCGCCATGGCCGATGGCGTCTCGCCCGGTTCGCTTCGGGAGACCAAGCGCCAAATCTATACGGACCTCCACCGGGATGCGGCCAGTGCTGTCGTGGCCGCCGAGCGTCTGCTGGAAGAGATGGTCAGGCACCCTGACTACAAGGAGGGGGTGAAGGCCTGGATGGAGAAGCGCCGGGCCGAGTGGCAGGGCTAG
- the lepA gene encoding translation elongation factor 4 has product MTDLSHIRNFSIIAHIDHGKSTLADRLIQLCGGLQAREMKEQVLDSMDIERERGITIKAQTVRLDYKAANGEMYELNLIDTPGHVDFAYEVNRSLAACEGSLLVVDASQGVEAQTLANVYHALDVNHEIVPVLNKIDLPAADPEKTRQQIEDVIGLDASQAVEISAKSGIGIPDVLEAIVHRLPAPKGDATAPLKAMLVDSWYDAYLGVVVLVRIIDGEMKKGQRIRMMGTGGAYAIDQVGIFRPKKENVASLTPGEIGFFTASIKEVADTRVGDTVTDEKRPCANALPGFKPAQPVVFCGLFPVDAAEFEDLREAMGKLRLNDASFEFEMETSAALGFGFRCGFLGLLHLEIIRERLEREFDIDLITTAPSVIYQLHMTDGKIVEMHNPADMPDVMKIDHIEEPWIRATILVPDEYLGAVLKLCEDRRGHQIDLTYAGSRAMLVYRLPLNEVVLDFYDRLKSVSRGYASFDYQIEGYEPGELVKMSILVNDEPVDALATIVHRSRAEQRGRMMCEKLKELIPKHLFKIPIQAAIGGRIIARETIAAMRKDVTAKCYGGDISRKRKLLDKQKEGKKKMRQFGRVEIPQDAFISALKMDAN; this is encoded by the coding sequence ATGACCGACCTTTCCCATATCCGCAATTTCTCGATCATCGCCCATATCGACCACGGCAAGTCGACGCTTGCCGACCGGTTGATCCAGCTTTGCGGCGGGCTGCAGGCGCGCGAGATGAAGGAGCAGGTGCTCGATTCGATGGATATCGAGCGCGAGCGCGGCATCACCATCAAGGCGCAGACCGTCCGCCTCGACTACAAGGCCGCCAATGGCGAGATGTATGAGCTGAACCTCATCGACACGCCCGGCCATGTCGACTTCGCCTATGAGGTCAACCGCTCGCTGGCGGCCTGCGAGGGTTCGCTGCTGGTGGTGGACGCTAGCCAGGGCGTCGAGGCGCAGACGCTGGCAAACGTCTATCACGCGCTCGATGTGAACCACGAAATTGTCCCGGTCCTCAACAAGATCGACCTGCCGGCCGCCGACCCCGAAAAGACGCGCCAGCAGATCGAGGATGTGATCGGCCTCGACGCGTCGCAGGCGGTCGAGATTTCGGCAAAGAGCGGCATCGGCATTCCGGATGTGCTGGAGGCGATCGTCCATCGCCTGCCGGCACCGAAAGGCGACGCAACTGCGCCGTTGAAGGCCATGCTGGTCGATAGCTGGTACGACGCCTATCTCGGCGTCGTCGTGCTGGTGCGCATCATCGACGGCGAAATGAAAAAAGGCCAGCGCATCCGCATGATGGGCACGGGCGGCGCCTATGCGATCGATCAGGTCGGCATCTTCCGCCCGAAAAAGGAAAATGTCGCCAGCCTGACGCCGGGCGAAATCGGCTTCTTCACGGCGTCCATCAAGGAAGTGGCCGACACGCGCGTCGGCGACACGGTGACGGACGAAAAGCGCCCTTGCGCAAATGCGCTGCCGGGTTTCAAGCCGGCGCAACCGGTTGTCTTTTGCGGCCTCTTTCCGGTCGACGCGGCCGAGTTCGAGGATCTGCGCGAGGCAATGGGAAAACTGCGTCTCAACGATGCGAGTTTCGAATTCGAAATGGAAACGTCGGCGGCGCTTGGCTTCGGCTTTCGCTGCGGCTTTCTGGGCCTGCTGCATCTCGAAATCATTCGCGAGCGGCTGGAGCGCGAATTCGATATCGATCTGATCACGACCGCGCCTTCGGTCATCTATCAATTGCACATGACCGACGGAAAAATCGTCGAGATGCACAATCCGGCCGACATGCCGGATGTGATGAAGATCGATCACATCGAGGAACCGTGGATCCGCGCGACGATCCTGGTGCCCGACGAATATCTGGGCGCCGTGCTGAAGCTTTGCGAAGACAGGCGCGGGCACCAGATCGATCTCACCTATGCCGGCTCGCGCGCCATGCTGGTCTACCGTTTGCCGCTGAACGAGGTTGTGCTCGATTTTTACGACCGGTTGAAGTCGGTCAGCCGCGGCTATGCGAGCTTCGACTATCAGATCGAAGGTTACGAGCCCGGCGAGCTGGTCAAGATGTCGATCCTCGTCAACGACGAGCCGGTGGATGCGCTGGCGACCATCGTGCACCGTTCGCGCGCCGAGCAGCGCGGCCGCATGATGTGCGAAAAGTTGAAGGAGCTGATCCCCAAGCACCTCTTCAAGATCCCGATCCAGGCGGCGATCGGCGGCCGCATCATCGCGCGCGAGACGATCGCGGCGATGCGCAAGGACGTGACGGCGAAGTGCTATGGCGGCGACATCAGCCGCAAGCGCAAGCTTCTCGACAAGCAGAAAGAGGGCAAGAAGAAGATGCGCCAGTTCGGCCGCGTCGAAATCCCTCAGGACGCATTCATTTCCGCCTTGAAGATGGACGCGAACTGA
- a CDS encoding TadE/TadG family type IV pilus assembly protein, translating into MTDRSGSTAEKKQGRGCIQLLCRYASDYRGLAAVEFALILPLMLAFYLGGVEMTNMLVANRRVTAVAYTAADLTAQSASLNDSDIADIFAASTTILQPFSTETLTVRITSVVTNASNVARVAWSDGFQIAPRAVNSSVALPAGLTTPGSSVIFVETTYGYASPVGQMIAGTVNFSETAYLKPRRAVQITRSN; encoded by the coding sequence ATGACCGACCGAAGCGGATCGACGGCAGAAAAGAAACAAGGGCGCGGCTGCATTCAACTGCTCTGCCGCTATGCCAGCGACTATCGCGGCCTTGCCGCTGTCGAGTTTGCGCTGATCCTGCCCCTGATGCTGGCCTTCTATCTCGGCGGCGTCGAGATGACCAATATGCTGGTCGCCAATCGTCGCGTGACGGCCGTCGCCTATACGGCCGCCGACCTGACGGCGCAGTCCGCGTCGCTCAACGACAGCGACATCGCCGACATCTTCGCCGCCAGCACGACAATCCTGCAGCCGTTCAGCACCGAGACGCTGACGGTTCGCATCACAAGCGTCGTGACCAATGCTTCGAATGTCGCGCGGGTCGCATGGAGCGACGGCTTCCAGATCGCGCCGCGCGCCGTGAATTCGTCCGTCGCACTTCCCGCCGGTCTCACCACGCCGGGGTCGAGCGTCATTTTCGTCGAAACCACCTACGGCTACGCCTCGCCTGTCGGCCAGATGATCGCCGGCACGGTCAACTTCTCCGAAACCGCCTATCTGAAGCCGCGCCGCGCCGTCCAGATCACGCGGTCGAACTGA